TATAAATAAAAACTTCGGTTCCACCCTGGCTATGATGAGGCATAATCATGACTAAGGGGAATTTGGTGCAAGCAAGAATCGCTTTGGTATGGCGTGCGATGACTTCGGGTGATTCATGTAAAAAATATCTGTCTTTGAATTGTTTCCATAAATCGTCAACAGTTTTTTCTGCTACACCTTCTGTAAGTAGTATGGATAAAGCATATTGCTTTCTGGCTTTAATAAGCGCAGTTTCATCCATTAATTCTTGTTCTCGATGTAACATATGTTTTGCAGCACGATACAACTCTTTAAGCAGAGAGTCTTTCCATGAGTTCCACAAAGTAGGGTTAGTCCCACAAATATCTGCGACAGTTAACAAATAGAGATAATCTAAATAGTGTGGCTGGGGTAAGAGTTTGCAGAAATTCTTTATAGTATTGGGATCATAAATATCTTGTCGTTGCGCTGTTTGTGACATAAGTAGATGGTTGCGTACAAGCCAAACCAATAAATCACAGTCATCTTGATCAAGCGCATGATTTTTTGCAAAATTAGATGCTTCAATTGCGCCTAACTCTGAATGATCACCGCCCCGTCCTTTAGCAATATCGTGAAATAAGGCGCTTAGGTAGAGCAGTTCGGGCTTGTTTAAATTGGGCATAATTTGTACGCAGAGAGGAAATTGTTCTGAATAGCTTTTTTCTTTAAAGCGGGATAGATTTCGAATGACGAATAATGTGTGTTGATCTACTGTATAAACATGGAATAAATCATATTGCATTTGTCCGGTGACCAAAGCAAAACATTCCAGATAATGAGCCAGAACACCGTATCGACTCATTCGATGCAATGCTTCATAGGGTCCATCTTCGACTTTAAGAATACTCATAAACAACTCTGCTGTTTCTGAGGATGCTTTAAAACGTTTATTCATCAGATAAAGTGATTCTCTAATTAATCGGATAGTATTTGCCCTCACTCCTTCAATATCTGGGCGCTTAGCTATCCAAAGGAATAATTTTAGTAGTGCTTGTGGATGATGAATGAACACGCGAGTGTTTTTTACTTCAATGTAATTATTGGATAATTGAAATTCATTATCTAGGGGATACAACTTTTGCTTAGGAGAATGAGCAATGGTTTCATCAAACCATTGTAATAGCATCTCATTGAGTTCCCTGTTTCGTTTAATGACTTTGAAGTAATCTTTCATGAATTGTTCTATGGCTAATGAATGAGGTTTATCTTTATAGCCAAAAAACTGAGCTAATTTAATTTGATAATCAAAGGACAAGCGTTCTTCCGCTTTTTCAGCTAATACATGTAAGGCAAAACGCACCCGCCAAAGAAAATGTTGGCAATACGTAAGCTTTTCGTATTCTTTATCAGTAATGAACCCATAATTGATGCCATCTGCTAGTTTTTTAATGTTGAAATGTCGTTTTCCAATGCTGAGCAGAATCTGCAAATCACGCAGGCCACCAGGGCCATATTTGACATTAGGCTCCAGGTTATAAGCTGTTTCCCCATATTTAGCATCACGTTTTTTTTGCTCCTGAAGTTTAGCTAAAAAGAAATCCTGGCTAATCCACATATGTAGTGGATGAATCTGATAAATTAACTCCTCCATTAGCGGACCGCGACCGCATAATAGAAACATATCCAGGAGACTGGAAATAACCGTAACATCTTGACTCGCAAGTTCGGCACATGAAGAAACGCTGGTGATTTGATGGCTGAGATTTAAACCAACATCCCAACAATCTTGGATAAAATTTTGGGCATGGTTTAATTGGGCTTTAGAAACTTTATCAGAATGTAAGAGCAATATATCTACATCAGAATAGAGTATTAGTTCTCTTCGTCCATAACTACCCAGTGCAAGAAGACAAAAAACGTCATGATCCAGCTGATTTTTAATAAATAAATTAATAACCAGCTCATCGACAAAGGTTACTAATTTACGAATGATGGTGGTGATATTTGTTTTATAATCGAATTCTTCGCGTAGTTTTTCTTTAAATTGTTTTAGGTTATTTTTAAGGTCGTGTAATTCTGGAGTCATCCCTTGTTTCTCTGCATCCAGTGCCTGCGAAAAGGGATGAGTCTTTAAGTGTTTATTTTCGTTCTTCATCGCGCAAAGTCAAAATTTCTACACCGTTATCGGTTACCAACAAGGTATGTTCCCATTGGGCTGAAAGACTATGATCTTTGGTGACTACAGTCCATTGATCGGGCAATAATCGAGTATGATATTTTCCAACATTAATCATTGGCTCTATGGTGAAGGTCATACCTGGTTCTAACTTCATTCCTGTTCCAGGTAACCCATAGTGCAATACTTGCGGATCTTCATGGAAAATACGACCTATCCCATGACCGCAATAATCACGCACCACAGAGCAACGATTTTTTTCAGCATGCTGTTGGATAGCGTGACCAATATCACCTAAATGAACTCCTGGTTTTACCATTTCAATTCCAATAAACAAACACTCATGCGCTACTTGTACTACATGTTTTGCCTTGACTGAGGGGGAACCAATAATGAACATTTTGCTGGTATCGCCATGATACTCGTTTTTAATTACAGTAACGTCAATATTAATAATATCCCCATCTTTTAAAACTTTTTTACCTGGGATTCCGTGACATACTACATGGTTGACTGAAGTACAAATTGACTTAGGGAAGCCATTATAATTCAAAGGAGCAGGAATTGCTTTTTGTGTGTTCACAATGTAATCATGACAAATGGCATTAAGTTCATCGGTAGTGATACCTTCTTGTACATGTGGACCAATCATTTCAAGAACTTCTGCAGCGAGTTTGCCAGCAATGCGCATTTTTTCGATTTCATCAGGGGTCTTTATAGTAACTGCCATAGGGTGCGAATCCAAAAGTGTTATTTGATTGTTCAATATTTTTTGTTCCAATATATATAGTGTAGGCTAAACAATGTTATACGTATCGAACGATTTGGAACGAACATCATATTAGCATAACCGATGATGTATGTCATCGAATCCTAATTAGAGCCACTTTTATGGAATTCTAGAATTCATAGATATGACTTTATTGATCAAATAAGTATTAATTTAGTTTAAGTAGAATTTAATATGGCCACAATGTATACTCTTTGATTTTTTAATCGGAACCCGTGTATGCCCAAAAAATCAAAAGCAACCCTTTTAAAAAAACAAGAGGAACGAAGGGATGCTTCACTTTCAGTCAAGTTAAAGTCAAATCAAGTACAGCCGAATTCATTTTTTTCAAAAGATTCTAAAAAAGAAGCCAATCGATTGAAAAAGATAAAGAAATTAATTGAAAGTATTGGTATCGAAAATATGGAAGCCCAAAATTATATACCATCTACTGTGGACAAACCGCAATTAGTTCAAGTTATGTCTGTTAATTTGTTAAAGGAGTTTGGAGGCCTGGGTTTATATACTCATGCCAATATTCCAGCTCACACTTGTTTGGGAGCATATACCGGTGAACTGTATCCGACAGTAACTTCATTTAAAAAATATGTAAAGAAAATCCCAGGTGCGGATTGGAGTTATGCAATGACTCTTGGGCATACCGTTATCGATGGGAAAGATAAAGGAAACTTTACCCGATATATTAATTTCTCTGATAGTCAAGCCAATGTTGAGTTTCGAGAAACTGAAGTAAATGGTTTAAAATGTGTCATTGTAGTGACTACAAAAGATGTTCCAAAAGGGAAACAGTTACTGGTTGATTATAATTGCTACGATGAACGGGCTTCTAAAGAATATTTTTTTCTTAGTCCAGAAGATAATTGGCTATCCTCACAGGAAGTGCTTGACTCAAATTCAGGAGGGTATCAACTCCATGTTATGGAAACCGATTTTAAGCTGCTAAATTTAAGTGAAAAAGAAAGGATATATCTCACAAAAATTGGAGAATTGATTTTTTCTGGAAAATTTTTATCACACAACTCCCACAAGGTTAATCTCGATGAAATCAATCTTCCTTTTCTTAAAGCAAATTTAAAAGGGTCGGTTCTGGACTTTAATCAGGCGGATTCATTTAATGCCTTGATGTTAGCCAGTTATTTAGGGCAAGTTGCAAATATCAGATGGCTTGTTAAGAATCATGCCAACGTAGATCAACAACAAAATCACTCTGGAAATTGTGCTTTATTTTTTGCACTAGCAGGTTATGCGGACTGTGAGACAAAAAAACAACGACAGTCTTATTTGGATGCCTTGTGTCTTCTTGTTGACTCGCAAGCAAACATTTTAGTTCATGACCGAGAAGATAGAACTTTTTTGCATAAAGCAATTAAAACTCTATCTTTAAATGATTTTAAAGTACTAATGAGTCATATCATCGATCAACAGCAATTCACTCCCGAAGAAATTTTAAACTATATAGATAAAAATAATCAGGATATTTTCTTATATTGTCTTGCTAATAGAGCTTTTGATAAAGCTGCTGTTTTAATCCACCACTATTCTGATTTTTTCAGAAGCGAGTATTTTAAATATAATAGTAAATATGACGAAAAAATGGGAAGAGGAGCATTAGTAGAATTAATAAATGAATTTGATCAGGACGAAAAAAGGGCTCTATTTGAACTTTTAACGACTCCTAAACTTGATTTGGACGCTAACTTTATTACTTCGCTGAAATTAAGCAAAGACGAGCAATTTTCGTTCTCTAAATAGACATGTTCAACCCTGGGTATATCGCTACCCGGGTTATAGTCTGCTATTGATGTAAGGAATAGTAAATTTCAAGTTGACTTGGGACAATCGCCAATATGTCTACGGTCAGCTTTTTGTTCCAACATTTTTTCTTGAATATCTAATTGTTTCTCAGCGGTTAAATATATTTGTTTATACCAAAAAGACCCGTACTGGGTATATTTTTTGGGATCATATTTCTGGGCATCATGTCCAGTCACTACTTTAGGTTCTATTTCAGTTGGGTATTTTCCATTATGATTTGGAGTATATGCTAATAAGGATTCACTCGTATCTGGAGGAGTATTTAAATAGATAGTAATATCTTTTAATTTGATACAATTTTTACGTCCTGTATTGGTGCGTAAGGCTTCTTTAACTAGATTTTGCAAATCTATTATAGTTTCTTGATTTGCAAAACAATCGCTTAGTTTTTCTACCCCATTAAAATCATTTTTTTCAAGGGTCACTCTTTTAAAAACCATTCCAGGGGGAATTGTTATATAAATCATAGCATCTCCATAAGCGTAAATAATCACTGGAGTGTATCATAAACATTCAAAAATCCTATTTCTATGTCAGAAATTTTATTGCGCTTACTTTTATTTCGAGTACTATACTTTATTAAAATCTAGTGCTTAACGCTCAAGGAAAGAAAATGAAACTCAATGCGTGTACTTTTATGTCTGCTTTAAGTTTCCTGATAAGTACTTCTGCCTTTACATTTGAAGGCCATGGAGTAGGAGGCTATCATAGTGCCCCTCCACCGAATCCTGGATATCACGATAATGGAAATTTCAATAACTATCATAATAATGAATGGTACGGTGGAAGTGTAAATGTAAACACTTGGGGGAATGGCGTTTGGTATGATGATAGTTTGGATGATAATACTGATGAGGTTATCGGGGTGCCTGATGGAGGGTATTATGATCCTTCGTGTCAAACTATAGATAATTGTAGTACAGGTACTTGTACGTTAGTGAATACATGTGATCAAGAATAAAGTATGAATAAAAAAACATATCAATGGGCAGTGATAGGAGGAGGTCCTTCGGGGATCGCCGCAGTGGGAAAATTATTAGACAGTGGAATTTTGCCAGAACATATTTTATGGTGTGATCCTCATTTTAAAGTTGGAGATTTAGGTCTGTACTGGCGAAATGTTTCGAGTAATACCAAAGTAAAATTCTTTAAAGATTTTTTATCGGCTGTCCAATCCTTTCGATATCAAGAGGCTCCAGACTTTCCCTTAAATCATCTACCCATCGGGGAAACTTGTACTTTGAGTTACATGGCTGAGCCTCTCCAGTGGATTACAGATCATTTTTTGCAAAAAGTCCAAGCAGTAAAAACAACCATCCATAATATGTTTTTATCGAAGCGTGTATGGTCTTTATGTTCAGACTCAGAAACCTACCAAGCTAAAAATGTAATATTGGCTACCGGAGCCTTGCCTTCTACATTAAATTATCCTGGCGTTAATGTAATTCCTTTTGAGGTAGCCATTGATAAGGAAAAACTTGCTTCAGTAGTTCAACGAGATGAGACTTATGGTGTATTTGGCTCCTCTCATTCTGCAATTATTATTCTAAAACATCTCGTAGAGCTTGATGTTAAAAAAATCATTAATTTTTACCGCTCACCTTGCTGTTATGCGATTGAAATGGATGATTGGATTCTTTTTGATAACACTGGATTAAAAGGACAGAGCGCTGCATGGGCTCGAGAACACATCGATGGGGTTTTACCACCTAATTTAGTTCGTTATAATGTCAGTGAACCCAATATTGCACGTTTTTTATCTGAATGTGACCAAGTAGTTTATGCAGTAGGGTTTGAACAACGTAAAAGCATTGTTATTGGTGATTATGAATATTCTCGTCATAATCCTTATGTTGGAATTATTGGGCCAGGGTTATTTGGTCTTGGTATTGCTTATCCAGAAACTAGAGCTGACATGTACGGGAACGTAGAGTCTCAAGTCGGGTTATGGAAATTTATGGTGTACTTAAATAAAGTGATGCCCATTTGGCTGAAATACCCCACTTAAATTTAGTCGAAACCCCTAGATACAGATCCCGGGAACTTACAGGGATCTGTTAGAATTTGATTTAACTTTTTGAACTTTTAAACCATTTTCCTTACTAAGATACTTTTAAATCCGCGAAACACCTACTAATATAGATCGTTTTATAATTAAGAAAACAATAATCATGCAAAGAATAGCTCTATTATTCTTTTTTTTAGTAGGAATATTTATTTGGCCTAGAAATGCAGAATGTGCGCTCGAGCGTGATTTTCAATCTTGGTTTAATATCACAGCTATGGGAAAAACTTATAGTGATGATAAAATAATAGGACGTGTACGATATTGGTTAGAAGGACAACAGCGTTTTGGTGATGACAGTAGCCGTTTCACACAGACATTATTTCGTCCAGGATTAGGTTTTGCATTAACCGATAATCTTAGTATATGGCTTGGCTATGCTTGGGTATATACCGGTATACCGTTTACCCCTAATCCATTTGAAGAAGATCGAATTTGGCAACAACTTTTATGGACCAAAACCTATCAACATTTGACTTTGACCAGTCGAACGCGCACAGAACAGCGATTTTTAGAAAATAATCCTAAAACTGCTTACCGATTTAGGCAACTTATTAAAATTTCGGCTCCGCTCAAACAATATCCAAATTTTAGTTTCGTCACAAGCGATGAACTGTTTCTTCATAAGAATAATTTTGTGGGTACAAACAGTAGGGGTTTTGATCAAAATCGATTTTTTATAGGTTTGGGCTATAAATTAAATCCTAAAGCTACTACGGAAATTGGCTATATGAATCAATACATTCGCCGTTTCGGGGTTCCCAACTTTCTAACTAATATTGTATCAATCAACTTTTTATTGAGTTTGTAAGATGAAATTTAAGAAGTTTCAATTTATTAGAATTTCAGAATGAAGTTCAAATAACACTCGTAAGTTTTATTTCAAACGTCATCCTGATAGTGGGTTACTTAATGACCGCCACCAGGTCCCCCAGTGCCACCAGTTCCACCTGCGCCCCCAATACCCCCAAATCCTGTCGGTTTGGTATGAGCAGCTTCTTCGGTTTGTTGCGTCTGACATCCAAATAACAAGGTAGATAAAAATATTAATAATGTAATTCGTTTCATGAATGTCCCTATTGCGTCAAAGTTTTAGTAATTTTACTTAAGCATTATAACTATTTTTGTGATTGGAAAAATAGAGGTGTGAGCTACCCGATTTTAATAAGAAAATGCCTCATTGAAAAAAATGGGGAATCTCTGTGTTTATAGATCTAAATTAAACATCATTGGTATCTGGTTGATGTGAGCGATAGTGCCAAAATTTTGGAAAGGCTACACAACAAGTGGCTACTCCTACAACACATAATATTCCACCTGATATTAATGCAGTGGGAATGCTAAAACTCGAAGCGATAAATCCTGCGCGCGTATCACCCAATTTAGGCCCGCTTAAATAACTGATCATTTCAATTCCTGCTAATCGGCCCCGGTATTCTGTGGGAATGGTGTTATTCCATAAGGTAGTTCGAAATATTCCACTTATCGCATCAAAAGCTCCTGAGAGTGCTAAGAAAAACAAAACCAACCAAAGTGAATATGATAAACCAAATCCGATGATGGCAGCGCCCCACAATGCTGCGGCAATCGCAATGGCTCTACCATCATGATTTATTTTCGACGTCCAGCCACTGAAAAATGAAACAATCAATGCCCCTACAGCTGGAGCAGAATAAAGTAAACCTAAAGTTTTTGCCCCCCCTAGAGATTGAGCTATGGCAGGAAGCAAGGAATTAGGCCATGCAAAAACCATCGCAATAAAATCGATAATGTAGCTTCCCATTAGTTCTTGCCGATTAAAAGCAAAGAAAATTCCTTGTTTTAGAGAAGATAGGATGGAAGGGTGTTTCTCCACGAGAGGTTTAGGTATGTTATGAATTAGGATTAAAGCAATTAATGATAAAAAAAATGTCATTAAGTCTATTAAAAACGTGATCACAATGCCGTAGTGAGCGATAATAAGTCCGGAAATAGCCGGGGCAATAATCATACAAAAACTGAATTTAAATGTAGCGAGTGCTCCTACTTTTTTGTAATCCTTCGGGTTAACGATTTGTTGCATAACACTATCATATGCAGGACGATGTAAGCCGGTGATTGCGGACATAGAAGCTGAAACAATAAAAATGAGGCTCAGCGAAGGAGAGGTTTGATAGGAGTTAAGGGCCAGCATGCAGCATCCTATTGCAAGAAGTAACTCACTGATAATCAATAACCCTCGGCGATTGTAGCGATCAGCAAATACCCCACCAATTAATGCGGTGATTAATAGAGGTAATAACTGAGCTAAACTTAATAATCCAACAGCGAAAGTCGATTGGGTAATTTGATAAATCTGATAGGGCAGTGCAACATTGCTTATCATCGTACCGATAAACGAAATGAATTGCCCCAAATACAGTAACCTGAAGTCACGATTTGTTTTAAGCAGGGAAAGATCTAAGAAGGAGCTCATTTCAGAATATCCAAATGTTTAAACAGCAGAATATGGAGATTATAAAAGAGGATTTTATGCTTTTTAATTGATTCAGTACAGTACAGGGGTCGAAATGATAAGTTTACACCTTCTTCAGGAGCTTAATTTTCTCGCTTTCTTTTTATAATTAATATAGGATTAATGAGTTAATCTAGTGTTATATATGGAATTATGACAAAAATACGACAAGACCCCAAGTCAAAAGCTTCTAGAAGAATATCTCTTGCTAGTTTTGTGGGAACCACAATTGAATGGTATGATTTTTATCTTTTTGGAACTGCCTCCGCTTTATTTTTTAATATTCTTTTTTTCCCTAAAATTAGTCCTATTGCTGGAATCATGGCGGCTTATGCGACTTATGCAGTCGGTTTTTTTGCGAGACCACTTGGAGGGCTTATCTTTGGTCACTTTGGAGACAGGGTAAGTAGAAAAAAAATGCTTATTTTCACTCTATGTTTGATGGGAGGGTCTACATTCTTAATTGGATTACTACCCACTTATGAACAAATTGGAGTATTTGCACCGCTTCTACTAGTGATTTTGCGTTGTATTCAAGGAATAGCAGTTGGAGGTGAGTGGGCTGGAGCAGTTGTGATGTCTGCTGAGGTGAGTCGAGAAAAAGAAAGAGGGTTTTATTCAAGCTGGCCAAATTCAGGTGCTCCTTTTGGCTTAGTAATTTCCATCGCAATATTTCTCGTATTTTCCGCACTCCCTCAAGAACAATTTTTATCCTGGGGATGGCGTATTCCTTTTTTACTGAGTTTCTTCGTTGTGCTTGTTGGTCTCTATATTCGTTTGCAGATTATGGAAAGTAAGATTTTTATTGAAGCAACAAAAAACAAACGTCCATCAAAAAGGCCGGCTTTGGAAATGCTTCATTCTCACTTTAGAAATTTTCTGTTGGCAATAGGCGCTCGTCTAATTGAAAGTGCATCATTTTATGTTCTCACTGTGTTTATCTTAAGTTATGGAACTTTTGAATTGCATCTTTCAAAAACAATTCTCCTTTATGCTGTGATGGTAGGGGCAATTTTTGAAACTTTATTGATTCCTTATTTTGGTTCGCTTTCGGATAGAATTGGTAGGCGTCCGGTTTATATTACTGGGGCTTTATTAATGGCTTTATTTGCATTTCCATTCTTTTGGTTATTGCAAACAAAAAATACAGCATTGATTTTTTTGGCTGTAATTTTCGGAATGTGTATCCCTCATGCCATGATGCATGGTGCTCAAGGAGCCTTCTATTCAGAGCTTTTCAAAACACGAATTCGTTATAGTGGAACTGCAATCGCTTATCATTTATCTGCTGCATTCTCTGGTGGATTAGCCCCTTTAATTGCTACTGGTCTCGTAGAATGGGCTCATGGATATACTTGGCCTGTATCGATCTATCTGATTATTATGGCTGTGATTACTATAGTCAGTGTGTATTTATCTGTAGAAAGGGCACAAAAAGATATTTCCGCTTAATGTACGATTAAAATGGTTTTTGTCTTACCGAATATTCAATATTCATTTTTTATTGTATCTTTAGAAGCCATTACATCGCTCCATAGATCACGAATAAAGTCTGAATCTTGTAACTCATGGATGGTAACAGCTGGGGGCAGAAGAGAATTAACTTCTGCAAAATGATTTTTTACAACCTCTCCTTGTAAAAAGTCTTTTAGATCCGTTATATAAGCAATAATACGTTCTTCAGGTAAACCCTCGATAATGGCTTCATGTTTTTTTACAAAATGAGAAACTTTTTTAGGTGATTCTTCAGGATTTAAATCGGTCAAATGATCCACTAGAGGCTCATACAAAGAAGATAACTCTATAACTCGTTCTGCTACTCCAACAACAAGACCATTCGTTCCATTTTCAACTTCTTTGTCTTTTAAAAAACTAGTGAATAAAACATCGAGAACAACGGTCCCTCCATAAGTAATAAGAGGCTTGTGTTCTGAGATGTATTTTGCAAGTGCCTCAATAGTGACCCTATCAAAATTACCTCTCATCGGCAAACCATTATCCGGGAAAGTATCGTGAATTCTATAATAGGGGACGTCATGGTCTATGGTTGAGGCTAATTTACTAATAACCTGGGATTTGGTTTTAAAGAAACCAAGGAATTGTTTTCCAATACTCATACCAACCATCCAAATACATAGAATACTTCAAAAAATCGAAATTGATTAAAGTAGAGTGTGTATGTTTGATGACACATGTATTAATTATAGACATTATTTGGATTTAAAATAAAATAGAAAACACCCTGGAAGTTTTCTATCATCCAATATTATTCCATTTGATCCCTAGATTGTAACAAATCTTGTATTGGTTGAGGTAATATCGAACGCATCTTATATGTTATCTTTGCCTCATTTCTTTGCCAAATAATACCTAAATAAATAATAGCAAAGCCAATAGCGGTCAAAACGACCGGGAATAAGTAACTGAAATTAAATACTCGAAATGCTAAATATCCTAGGTAAAAACACGTTCCTAAAGCGCCAAATAGTACAAATACTTTTCTATTTAAAATAACTCCAACTAATATCAGTAAAAGATTAATGCACAGATAAATAAATTTAGAAAGTTCACTATCTGAATGTTGCGCACTCAGTCCTCCCCAAAAGGTCATAACTCCGAATATATAAAGCCAAAATGCATAGTCTGCTGATTGACTTGAGCGAACATCAACCCAGAATGCAATTAATACGGTAATTATTCCAAAATACATAGAAACCATAGCACTTAACTCATAGGTATACGTATCTGGTTCAATCATGTACGTAAGATCCATAGACATGTACCAAAGAGTGACTGCAATGGGCATAATCATAAAGGGATAGCGGTACAGCCATGCCATTATAATTCCTACGATAAGAGTTCCAAGCTCCATGAAGATCCAGTTCCATTTAACGTAGATATGATAGTCCTGATACACCGTATTATCCGGTGGCCACCAACCCATGCCTTGTTGTAAACCATAGATAGCAAGCGGAGTAAGACAGATGACAAAGGTCGCGCATATTCCTGCGGGTATTTTATGACCCGTATCATCTAACCTATGAGTAAGCGCTATACCTAAAATGGAATAGCACAAGGAGAGAAATAAGATCCCCCAGCCTCCAT
The DNA window shown above is from Legionella sp. PC997 and carries:
- the glnD gene encoding [protein-PII] uridylyltransferase produces the protein MTPELHDLKNNLKQFKEKLREEFDYKTNITTIIRKLVTFVDELVINLFIKNQLDHDVFCLLALGSYGRRELILYSDVDILLLHSDKVSKAQLNHAQNFIQDCWDVGLNLSHQITSVSSCAELASQDVTVISSLLDMFLLCGRGPLMEELIYQIHPLHMWISQDFFLAKLQEQKKRDAKYGETAYNLEPNVKYGPGGLRDLQILLSIGKRHFNIKKLADGINYGFITDKEYEKLTYCQHFLWRVRFALHVLAEKAEERLSFDYQIKLAQFFGYKDKPHSLAIEQFMKDYFKVIKRNRELNEMLLQWFDETIAHSPKQKLYPLDNEFQLSNNYIEVKNTRVFIHHPQALLKLFLWIAKRPDIEGVRANTIRLIRESLYLMNKRFKASSETAELFMSILKVEDGPYEALHRMSRYGVLAHYLECFALVTGQMQYDLFHVYTVDQHTLFVIRNLSRFKEKSYSEQFPLCVQIMPNLNKPELLYLSALFHDIAKGRGGDHSELGAIEASNFAKNHALDQDDCDLLVWLVRNHLLMSQTAQRQDIYDPNTIKNFCKLLPQPHYLDYLYLLTVADICGTNPTLWNSWKDSLLKELYRAAKHMLHREQELMDETALIKARKQYALSILLTEGVAEKTVDDLWKQFKDRYFLHESPEVIARHTKAILACTKFPLVMIMPHHSQGGTEVFIYMPHRDDRFAIATTVLSNHNVTIQEAMILTCDNQYDLDTYIILDEQNRAFFDKQRSLDIQHDLCTHLAKTNQLPVVVRKRLSRALAHFTVKTQIHYYNERSYNQTRLFLVTGDRPGLLATIGRVFSMLNIHLHNAKIVTAGERAEDTFYITNQQNQSLDNDEKEVLKQKLIHELLASSK
- the map gene encoding type I methionyl aminopeptidase is translated as MAVTIKTPDEIEKMRIAGKLAAEVLEMIGPHVQEGITTDELNAICHDYIVNTQKAIPAPLNYNGFPKSICTSVNHVVCHGIPGKKVLKDGDIINIDVTVIKNEYHGDTSKMFIIGSPSVKAKHVVQVAHECLFIGIEMVKPGVHLGDIGHAIQQHAEKNRCSVVRDYCGHGIGRIFHEDPQVLHYGLPGTGMKLEPGMTFTIEPMINVGKYHTRLLPDQWTVVTKDHSLSAQWEHTLLVTDNGVEILTLRDEERK
- the ankI gene encoding Dot/Icm T4SS effector AnkI/LegAS4, whose translation is MPKKSKATLLKKQEERRDASLSVKLKSNQVQPNSFFSKDSKKEANRLKKIKKLIESIGIENMEAQNYIPSTVDKPQLVQVMSVNLLKEFGGLGLYTHANIPAHTCLGAYTGELYPTVTSFKKYVKKIPGADWSYAMTLGHTVIDGKDKGNFTRYINFSDSQANVEFRETEVNGLKCVIVVTTKDVPKGKQLLVDYNCYDERASKEYFFLSPEDNWLSSQEVLDSNSGGYQLHVMETDFKLLNLSEKERIYLTKIGELIFSGKFLSHNSHKVNLDEINLPFLKANLKGSVLDFNQADSFNALMLASYLGQVANIRWLVKNHANVDQQQNHSGNCALFFALAGYADCETKKQRQSYLDALCLLVDSQANILVHDREDRTFLHKAIKTLSLNDFKVLMSHIIDQQQFTPEEILNYIDKNNQDIFLYCLANRAFDKAAVLIHHYSDFFRSEYFKYNSKYDEKMGRGALVELINEFDQDEKRALFELLTTPKLDLDANFITSLKLSKDEQFSFSK
- a CDS encoding permease, translated to MIYITIPPGMVFKRVTLEKNDFNGVEKLSDCFANQETIIDLQNLVKEALRTNTGRKNCIKLKDITIYLNTPPDTSESLLAYTPNHNGKYPTEIEPKVVTGHDAQKYDPKKYTQYGSFWYKQIYLTAEKQLDIQEKMLEQKADRRHIGDCPKST
- a CDS encoding FAD-dependent oxidoreductase → MNKKTYQWAVIGGGPSGIAAVGKLLDSGILPEHILWCDPHFKVGDLGLYWRNVSSNTKVKFFKDFLSAVQSFRYQEAPDFPLNHLPIGETCTLSYMAEPLQWITDHFLQKVQAVKTTIHNMFLSKRVWSLCSDSETYQAKNVILATGALPSTLNYPGVNVIPFEVAIDKEKLASVVQRDETYGVFGSSHSAIIILKHLVELDVKKIINFYRSPCCYAIEMDDWILFDNTGLKGQSAAWAREHIDGVLPPNLVRYNVSEPNIARFLSECDQVVYAVGFEQRKSIVIGDYEYSRHNPYVGIIGPGLFGLGIAYPETRADMYGNVESQVGLWKFMVYLNKVMPIWLKYPT
- a CDS encoding DUF2490 domain-containing protein — its product is MQRIALLFFFLVGIFIWPRNAECALERDFQSWFNITAMGKTYSDDKIIGRVRYWLEGQQRFGDDSSRFTQTLFRPGLGFALTDNLSIWLGYAWVYTGIPFTPNPFEEDRIWQQLLWTKTYQHLTLTSRTRTEQRFLENNPKTAYRFRQLIKISAPLKQYPNFSFVTSDELFLHKNNFVGTNSRGFDQNRFFIGLGYKLNPKATTEIGYMNQYIRRFGVPNFLTNIVSINFLLSL
- a CDS encoding MFS transporter: MSSFLDLSLLKTNRDFRLLYLGQFISFIGTMISNVALPYQIYQITQSTFAVGLLSLAQLLPLLITALIGGVFADRYNRRGLLIISELLLAIGCCMLALNSYQTSPSLSLIFIVSASMSAITGLHRPAYDSVMQQIVNPKDYKKVGALATFKFSFCMIIAPAISGLIIAHYGIVITFLIDLMTFFLSLIALILIHNIPKPLVEKHPSILSSLKQGIFFAFNRQELMGSYIIDFIAMVFAWPNSLLPAIAQSLGGAKTLGLLYSAPAVGALIVSFFSGWTSKINHDGRAIAIAAALWGAAIIGFGLSYSLWLVLFFLALSGAFDAISGIFRTTLWNNTIPTEYRGRLAGIEMISYLSGPKLGDTRAGFIASSFSIPTALISGGILCVVGVATCCVAFPKFWHYRSHQPDTNDV
- a CDS encoding MFS transporter — encoded protein: MTKIRQDPKSKASRRISLASFVGTTIEWYDFYLFGTASALFFNILFFPKISPIAGIMAAYATYAVGFFARPLGGLIFGHFGDRVSRKKMLIFTLCLMGGSTFLIGLLPTYEQIGVFAPLLLVILRCIQGIAVGGEWAGAVVMSAEVSREKERGFYSSWPNSGAPFGLVISIAIFLVFSALPQEQFLSWGWRIPFLLSFFVVLVGLYIRLQIMESKIFIEATKNKRPSKRPALEMLHSHFRNFLLAIGARLIESASFYVLTVFILSYGTFELHLSKTILLYAVMVGAIFETLLIPYFGSLSDRIGRRPVYITGALLMALFAFPFFWLLQTKNTALIFLAVIFGMCIPHAMMHGAQGAFYSELFKTRIRYSGTAIAYHLSAAFSGGLAPLIATGLVEWAHGYTWPVSIYLIIMAVITIVSVYLSVERAQKDISA